From one Streptomyces sp. ICC1 genomic stretch:
- a CDS encoding SpoIIE family protein phosphatase — protein sequence MGGAPVQRGRATLRHGSGRELELGFRVIPLNDGTRGDAARCLVLGAPLELVAQWRQDHAFTHELFLQGRVGLAVFDADLRLLRTNTHLLPYTGVPVELKGRRLADFLWAEDARTIDDRLREVLRSGNPLIGFNTTARTTDDPRGGRVVTIQAFRLQEPDGHPMGVATVFTDVTDHERSRGRLDLLYRATGALGGSLSVLRTVEDLVKILAPAFADCAAVDLAETVLTGGEPAADGHLTQPLIRMAVAGAEADVLRTGTAHFTDPLAAAVPYPTVPGAGGTEPAAPEARECRGELITGLGTPSAGPGNDAAPEWATAVPGARSAVTAPLCARGIRFGRITLWRTGDAPPLDEDDLALLEEIATRAAVAVDNARRYTRERRTAVGLQRSLLPPATSETPALEAAGLYLPADADSGVGGDWFDVIPLSSARVALVAGDVAGHGLHATAMMGRLRSAVRAMADLELEPEELLAHVDDMVLQVVAEAESDDWEDGDAGTAPRSGPAGATCLYAVYDPVSRSCVMASAGHPPPAVVSPDGTVEYVELSPGPPLGVGGWPFEQVERELPPGSVLALYTDGLIERGEGDIDQGMRDLADRLLRADVLGRPLREARHDIVRGLPPGRLRDDVTLLLARTRVVDADSIATWRLDADPAIVGDARRLALEQLTAWDLDELAFSTELIVSELVTNAIRHAGGPVRLRLIRADTLTCEVSDSSNTQPRMRRARSSEEGGRGLYIVAQLSHRWGSRYTTGGKTVWSEQGLPPA from the coding sequence ATGGGTGGTGCTCCTGTGCAGAGGGGCCGGGCCACCCTGCGGCACGGTTCGGGACGCGAGCTGGAGCTCGGCTTCCGCGTCATCCCGCTGAACGACGGCACGCGGGGGGACGCGGCCCGCTGCCTCGTGCTCGGCGCACCCCTGGAGCTGGTCGCCCAATGGCGCCAGGACCACGCCTTCACGCATGAACTGTTCCTGCAGGGCCGAGTGGGCCTGGCCGTCTTCGACGCCGACCTGCGACTGCTGCGCACGAACACGCACCTGTTGCCGTACACCGGGGTGCCCGTCGAGCTGAAGGGCCGGCGCCTGGCCGACTTCCTGTGGGCCGAGGACGCCCGGACCATCGACGACCGGCTGCGGGAAGTCCTGCGCAGCGGGAACCCCCTGATCGGCTTCAACACGACCGCGCGCACCACGGACGACCCGAGGGGCGGCCGGGTCGTGACCATCCAGGCGTTCCGGCTGCAGGAACCCGACGGACATCCGATGGGTGTGGCGACGGTGTTCACCGACGTCACCGACCACGAGCGGTCGCGGGGGCGCCTCGACCTGCTGTACCGCGCGACCGGAGCGCTGGGCGGTTCGCTGTCCGTCCTGCGCACCGTCGAGGACCTGGTCAAGATCCTGGCGCCCGCGTTCGCCGATTGCGCCGCGGTGGATCTCGCGGAGACCGTGCTGACCGGCGGTGAACCGGCCGCTGACGGTCACCTCACCCAGCCCTTGATCCGCATGGCCGTCGCGGGTGCGGAAGCGGACGTGCTGCGTACGGGTACGGCCCACTTCACGGATCCTCTCGCGGCGGCCGTTCCGTACCCGACCGTGCCCGGGGCGGGCGGGACCGAACCGGCCGCTCCCGAGGCGCGGGAGTGCCGGGGAGAGCTGATCACCGGCCTCGGAACCCCGTCCGCGGGGCCCGGGAACGACGCCGCCCCGGAGTGGGCCACCGCTGTCCCGGGTGCGCGTTCGGCGGTGACGGCGCCGCTGTGCGCTCGCGGCATCAGGTTCGGAAGGATCACGCTCTGGCGCACGGGGGACGCTCCCCCGCTGGACGAGGACGACCTGGCACTTCTGGAGGAGATCGCCACCCGTGCGGCCGTCGCCGTGGACAACGCGCGGCGGTACACCAGGGAACGCCGTACCGCTGTGGGCCTGCAGCGCAGCCTTCTGCCGCCGGCCACCTCGGAAACGCCCGCACTGGAGGCCGCCGGCCTCTACCTGCCCGCCGACGCGGACAGCGGCGTGGGCGGCGACTGGTTCGACGTCATCCCCCTGTCCTCGGCCCGTGTCGCCCTGGTGGCCGGGGACGTCGCCGGCCACGGACTGCACGCCACGGCCATGATGGGACGCCTGCGCAGCGCCGTACGCGCGATGGCGGACCTGGAGCTGGAACCCGAGGAACTGCTGGCGCACGTGGACGACATGGTCCTGCAGGTCGTCGCCGAGGCCGAGAGCGACGACTGGGAAGACGGCGACGCGGGCACGGCGCCGCGCAGCGGACCGGCCGGGGCCACCTGCCTGTACGCCGTCTACGACCCGGTCTCCCGCAGCTGCGTCATGGCGAGCGCCGGACACCCGCCCCCGGCCGTGGTCAGCCCGGACGGGACCGTGGAGTACGTCGAGCTGAGCCCCGGCCCACCCCTGGGGGTCGGTGGCTGGCCCTTCGAGCAGGTCGAACGCGAGCTGCCTCCGGGGAGCGTCCTCGCCCTGTACACCGACGGCCTGATCGAACGGGGAGAGGGGGACATCGACCAGGGCATGCGCGACCTGGCGGACCGCCTGCTGCGCGCGGACGTACTCGGCCGGCCGCTGCGCGAGGCCCGCCATGACATCGTGCGGGGGTTGCCGCCGGGCCGGCTGAGGGACGACGTCACCCTCCTGCTGGCCCGTACCCGGGTGGTGGACGCCGACTCCATCGCGACATGGCGGCTCGACGCCGACCCGGCGATCGTCGGTGACGCGCGCCGTCTCGCCCTGGAGCAGCTGACCGCTTGGGACCTCGACGAACTCGCCTTCAGCACGGAGCTCATCGTCAGCGAGCTGGTCACCAACGCCATTCGCCACGCCGGCGGCCCGGTCCGGCTCCGGCTGATCCGGGCGGACACCCTGACGTGCGAGGTCTCGGACTCCAGCAACACGCAGCCGAGGATGCGGCGTGCGAGGAGCTCCGAGGAAGGCGGCCGCGGCCTGTACATCGTCGCCCAGCTCTCGCACCGCTGGGGCAGCCGCTACACCACGGGAGGCAAGACCGTCTGGTCCGAACAGGGCCTGCCCCCTGCGTGA
- a CDS encoding terpene synthase family protein, protein MGTQTFTIPPVRTGFRWRINPHHSAEMDAGANAWAFGLFSDDPRVPAPVPTDNYTTWAALCFPDVDPDLLTRWCRFNALYTVMENKQEALYGTSGAGSAERLWERTVTLLFRQSHADDVFTAGDWGDGLPRYNLTAAMTIAEKLPESLARYFLRRIAYMAQAQYREDHAIRSPRMGWGEYLEYRHVNFGVPLFTATIPALLERNLSADEWESTERGQLDRLTAHHCCLVNDLYSFRKEWNDRNGKKAHVQAVSVLQHAYGLGIQEALDRLVGTIEETERQYVALRSRWALTPEADEYCDRLEDISAGNLRYHQTSPRFHGGGFEGVFTGGELRVTGGRSGRP, encoded by the coding sequence ATGGGAACCCAGACGTTCACCATTCCCCCGGTGCGCACCGGCTTTCGCTGGCGCATCAACCCGCACCACTCCGCCGAGATGGACGCCGGCGCGAACGCGTGGGCCTTCGGGCTGTTCAGCGACGACCCGCGCGTGCCGGCGCCGGTGCCGACCGACAACTACACGACGTGGGCGGCGCTGTGCTTCCCCGACGTGGATCCCGACCTGCTGACCCGTTGGTGCCGCTTCAACGCGCTGTACACGGTCATGGAGAACAAGCAAGAGGCCCTGTACGGGACGAGCGGCGCCGGCAGCGCCGAACGGCTGTGGGAACGCACGGTCACACTGCTCTTCCGGCAGTCGCACGCCGACGACGTGTTCACCGCAGGTGACTGGGGCGACGGACTGCCCCGGTACAACCTGACGGCGGCCATGACGATCGCCGAGAAGCTCCCGGAATCGCTGGCCCGGTACTTCCTGCGGCGCATCGCGTACATGGCGCAGGCGCAGTACCGGGAGGACCACGCGATCCGGTCGCCCCGCATGGGGTGGGGAGAGTACCTGGAGTACCGGCACGTCAACTTCGGTGTCCCGCTGTTCACCGCGACCATCCCCGCGCTGCTGGAGCGAAACCTTTCCGCGGACGAATGGGAATCGACCGAGCGGGGCCAACTCGACCGGCTGACGGCGCATCACTGCTGCCTCGTCAACGACCTGTACTCGTTCCGGAAGGAGTGGAACGACAGGAACGGGAAGAAGGCGCACGTCCAGGCCGTCTCGGTGCTGCAACACGCCTACGGCCTGGGCATTCAGGAAGCCCTGGACAGACTCGTCGGGACGATCGAGGAGACGGAACGGCAGTACGTCGCGCTCCGCTCGCGCTGGGCCCTGACACCGGAAGCCGACGAGTACTGCGACCGCCTGGAGGACATCAGCGCGGGGAACCTGCGCTACCACCAGACCTCGCCCCGATTCCATGGGGGCGGTTTCGAGGGCGTGTTCACAGGTGGGGAACTGCGGGTGACCGGAGGGCGATCGGGACGACCGTAG
- a CDS encoding amidohydrolase: MSHPTPADLLLTGARIHTVDPDLPEAEALAVADGRIVWVGPDAEAEAWAGPDTERIDAGGRLVLPGFIDAHNHVRLGSDDACVQLAGVRTLEAILDRIGEWREANPDAEWIEAEAFDYSAIPGGRMPTAADLDPVTGDVPAIVLSYDVHTAWLNTAAMRRLGVAKDRTDLPFGTAAVDPGTGEPTGFVKDFAIKGLSQQGHRALRDLGVPWASPDRQYGRLAKSLDDAIGFGITTVVEPQNSLDDLELYDRARAEGRLRSRIVAALFHPRGTTDEDLDDFEAAARAYAGDRLRVGPLKLYIDDVVEPRTAALLEPYTGCGSHRGETFYPAEEFAELLAALDARGFQCFVHATGDRGIRTALDAVEHARAVNGPRDARHQVVHVECLDPEDVPRFAQLGVVACMQPRHCAPEIAGPGQDWAENVGEERWHKAWPMRSLSEAGAVLAFSSDWNVAEMDPMIGIYTALTRRSLDGGDPWQPEETVDAATAVYGYTMGSAHANFLDAERGSLTVGKAADFVVLSRDILAVAPERIPGTVAEVVVVAGEVVAGTQAHLHGAFRAAA; encoded by the coding sequence ATGTCGCACCCCACCCCCGCCGACCTGCTGCTCACCGGAGCCCGCATCCACACCGTGGACCCGGACCTCCCCGAGGCCGAGGCCCTCGCCGTGGCCGACGGGCGGATCGTCTGGGTGGGCCCGGACGCGGAGGCCGAGGCCTGGGCGGGCCCGGACACCGAGCGGATCGACGCGGGCGGCCGACTGGTGCTGCCGGGCTTCATCGACGCCCACAACCACGTCCGGCTCGGCTCCGACGACGCGTGCGTACAGCTCGCCGGGGTGCGGACCCTGGAGGCGATCCTCGACCGGATCGGCGAGTGGCGCGAAGCCAACCCGGACGCCGAGTGGATCGAGGCCGAGGCCTTCGACTACTCCGCGATCCCCGGCGGGCGCATGCCCACCGCCGCCGACCTGGACCCGGTCACCGGCGACGTCCCCGCGATCGTGCTCTCGTACGACGTGCACACGGCCTGGCTGAACACCGCGGCGATGCGCCGCCTCGGCGTCGCGAAGGACCGTACCGACCTGCCCTTCGGCACGGCGGCCGTCGACCCCGGCACCGGCGAGCCCACCGGATTCGTCAAGGACTTCGCCATCAAGGGCCTCTCTCAGCAGGGCCACCGCGCCCTGCGCGACCTGGGCGTGCCGTGGGCCTCGCCGGACCGCCAGTACGGCCGCCTCGCCAAGAGCCTCGACGACGCGATCGGCTTCGGCATCACCACCGTCGTGGAGCCGCAGAACTCCCTGGACGACCTGGAGCTGTACGACCGGGCGCGCGCCGAGGGCCGGCTGCGCTCGCGGATCGTGGCCGCCCTGTTCCACCCGCGCGGCACCACCGACGAGGACCTCGACGACTTCGAGGCGGCGGCCCGCGCGTACGCGGGGGACCGGCTGCGCGTGGGCCCCCTCAAGCTGTACATCGACGACGTGGTGGAGCCGCGCACGGCCGCGCTGCTGGAGCCGTACACCGGCTGCGGCTCGCACCGCGGCGAGACCTTCTATCCGGCGGAGGAGTTCGCGGAGCTCCTCGCGGCCCTGGACGCGCGCGGCTTCCAGTGCTTCGTCCACGCCACCGGCGACCGGGGCATCCGCACCGCCCTGGACGCGGTCGAGCACGCGCGGGCGGTCAACGGCCCGCGCGACGCCCGCCACCAGGTGGTGCACGTGGAGTGCCTGGACCCCGAGGACGTGCCGCGCTTCGCGCAGCTCGGAGTGGTGGCCTGCATGCAGCCCCGGCACTGCGCGCCGGAGATCGCCGGGCCGGGCCAGGACTGGGCGGAGAACGTGGGCGAGGAGCGCTGGCACAAGGCGTGGCCGATGCGGAGCCTCTCCGAGGCCGGGGCGGTGCTGGCCTTCTCCAGCGACTGGAACGTGGCCGAGATGGACCCGATGATCGGCATCTACACGGCGCTGACCCGGCGCTCGCTGGACGGCGGCGATCCGTGGCAGCCGGAGGAGACCGTGGACGCGGCGACGGCGGTGTACGGCTACACGATGGGCTCGGCCCACGCGAACTTCCTCGACGCCGAACGGGGTTCGCTCACGGTGGGCAAGGCGGCGGACTTCGTGGTCCTGTCCCGGGACATCCTCGCCGTGGCCCCGGAGCGGATCCCGGGCACGGTCGCCGAGGTGGTCGTCGTCGCGGGCGAGGTGGTGGCCGGCACGCAGGCCCACCTCCACGGCGCGTTCCGGGCGGCGGCCTGA
- a CDS encoding AAA family ATPase has protein sequence MITTLAVENYRSLRRLIVDLGRLTVVTGANGTGKSSLYRSLRLLADSARGGAIAALAREGGLPSTLWAGPEKTGRAVREGRYAVQPTVRTEPVSLRLGFAGDEFGYAVDFGHPAPVPGSLFGLDPEIKRESTWAGPVLRPAALLSDRAGPAVRTRTADGGWHRTQGVLRPYDSMLSELADPQLAPDLLALRELIRSWRFYDHVRTDAGAPARGSRIGTRTPVLAADGGDLPAALQTIREIGDHAALDEAVEAAFPGSRVAIAERDGRFELELHQHGLLRPLGAAELSDGTLRYLLWTAALLTPRPPALMVLNEPETSLHPDLLGPLSDLILTVGRETQTVVVTHAAPLADALAEGARRHRVDLRTVTLVKDFGQTEVAGREGPLDEPLWYWPQR, from the coding sequence GTGATCACGACACTGGCCGTCGAGAACTACCGCTCGCTGCGCAGGCTGATCGTCGACCTCGGCCGCCTCACCGTCGTGACGGGTGCCAACGGCACGGGCAAGTCCAGCCTGTACCGCTCCCTGCGGCTGCTCGCCGACTCCGCGCGGGGCGGCGCGATCGCCGCGCTGGCCCGGGAGGGCGGCCTGCCGTCCACGCTGTGGGCCGGGCCGGAGAAGACCGGGCGGGCCGTGCGGGAAGGGCGGTACGCCGTCCAGCCGACGGTCCGCACCGAACCGGTGAGCCTGCGGCTGGGCTTCGCCGGGGACGAGTTCGGGTACGCCGTGGACTTCGGCCATCCCGCACCCGTCCCCGGCTCGCTCTTCGGCCTGGACCCCGAGATCAAACGGGAGTCCACCTGGGCCGGTCCGGTCCTGCGCCCGGCCGCCCTGCTCTCGGACCGCGCGGGTCCGGCCGTGCGGACCCGGACGGCCGACGGCGGCTGGCACCGCACGCAGGGCGTCCTGCGCCCGTACGACTCCATGCTCAGCGAGCTCGCGGACCCGCAGCTGGCCCCCGACCTGCTCGCCCTGCGCGAGCTGATCCGCTCCTGGCGGTTCTACGACCACGTCCGCACGGACGCCGGGGCGCCGGCCCGGGGCTCCCGCATCGGCACCCGGACGCCGGTGCTCGCCGCCGACGGCGGCGACCTGCCGGCCGCGCTCCAGACGATCCGGGAGATCGGCGACCACGCGGCGCTCGACGAGGCCGTCGAGGCGGCCTTCCCCGGCAGCCGGGTCGCGATCGCGGAGCGGGACGGCCGCTTCGAGCTGGAGCTCCACCAGCACGGACTGCTGCGCCCGCTGGGCGCGGCGGAACTCTCCGACGGGACCCTGCGCTACCTGCTGTGGACGGCGGCCCTGCTGACCCCGCGCCCGCCCGCCCTGATGGTTCTGAACGAACCGGAGACCAGCCTCCACCCGGATCTGCTGGGGCCCCTGTCCGACCTGATCCTGACGGTGGGCCGGGAGACCCAGACCGTGGTGGTCACCCACGCCGCCCCGCTGGCCGACGCGCTGGCCGAGGGGGCCCGCCGCCACCGGGTGGACCTGCGGACGGTCACCCTGGTCAAGGACTTCGGCCAGACGGAGGTCGCGGGCCGCGAGGGCCCCCTGGACGAGCCCCTCTGGTACTGGCCCCAGCGCTGA
- a CDS encoding GPR1/FUN34/YaaH family transporter — protein MNNPLHLNRQGPAEQAVSVKRMEPSAQAQLGALGLTGFIVVTTIATGIDAGIFPEKLSHSVLPLVGFFIGGLAQLLAGLFQAQRGDTWHATVFGGFGLFWMAKALLLQWVLPATDPALRGDVSALFTLPWVFVVFVLWIGSWRIHLVLLSTFTCVLVVFVGMTISGFTGSVVWNRITGWSGLLAALGATYLLAGQIMASTWGRQVLPMGRFLAPEEHPEA, from the coding sequence ATGAACAACCCCCTCCACCTCAACCGGCAGGGCCCGGCCGAACAGGCCGTCTCCGTCAAGCGGATGGAGCCCAGCGCGCAGGCGCAGCTGGGCGCGCTGGGCCTCACCGGCTTCATCGTGGTCACCACCATCGCCACCGGCATCGACGCGGGCATCTTCCCGGAGAAGCTCAGCCACTCGGTGCTGCCACTGGTCGGCTTCTTCATCGGCGGGCTCGCCCAGCTGCTGGCCGGGCTCTTCCAGGCGCAGCGCGGCGACACCTGGCACGCCACCGTCTTCGGCGGCTTCGGGCTCTTCTGGATGGCGAAGGCCCTGCTGCTCCAGTGGGTGCTGCCGGCCACCGATCCGGCGTTGCGCGGGGACGTCAGCGCGCTGTTCACGCTGCCCTGGGTGTTCGTGGTGTTCGTCCTGTGGATCGGCAGCTGGCGGATCCACCTGGTGCTGCTGTCCACCTTCACGTGCGTGCTGGTGGTGTTCGTCGGCATGACGATCAGCGGGTTCACCGGCTCGGTGGTCTGGAACCGGATCACCGGCTGGAGCGGCCTGCTGGCCGCGCTCGGGGCCACGTACCTGCTCGCCGGGCAGATCATGGCCAGCACCTGGGGGCGCCAGGTGCTCCCGATGGGCCGGTTCCTCGCCCCCGAGGAGCACCCGGAGGCGTGA
- a CDS encoding DUF3533 domain-containing protein — translation MTQPTNADSGQSGGFLAEIKDAVTTRAALLVLGVLALQLAFITSYVGAFHHPKPSEIPIAVAAPVQPVAEQSAKQLAALPGKPLDPRAVKDEATALRQIQNRDVDGALVIDPAGKTDKLLVASGGGASLSQALEEIVGLVETGQGRTVRVVDVAPTAKGDARGLSSFYLVVGWCVGGYLCAAILAISAGARPANIHRAVIRLGALLVYSIAAGLLGAVIADPVLGALPGSILGLWGLGTLVVFAVGAITLAFQGLAGVVGIGLAILLVVVLGNPSAGGAYPYPLLPPFWKAIGPWLPPGAGTYAARSIAYFKGNDVTGPLLVLSGWAVLGSAVTLACAVSRRGKAGAAVGSGLPDGPGEPDGPGESDGPGDPDVSGSAARAAR, via the coding sequence ATGACCCAGCCCACGAACGCAGACTCAGGGCAGTCCGGCGGGTTCCTCGCCGAGATCAAGGACGCCGTGACCACCCGGGCAGCCCTGCTGGTCCTGGGCGTGCTCGCGCTCCAGCTCGCCTTCATCACCTCGTACGTCGGGGCCTTCCACCACCCGAAACCCAGCGAGATCCCGATCGCCGTGGCCGCGCCCGTCCAGCCGGTCGCCGAGCAGTCCGCGAAGCAGCTCGCCGCGCTGCCCGGCAAGCCCCTCGATCCCCGCGCGGTCAAGGACGAGGCGACGGCCCTGCGGCAGATCCAGAACCGGGACGTGGACGGCGCGCTGGTCATCGACCCGGCCGGCAAGACGGACAAGCTGCTGGTCGCGAGCGGCGGCGGGGCCTCCCTGTCGCAGGCCCTCGAGGAGATCGTCGGGCTCGTCGAGACGGGCCAGGGGCGCACGGTCCGGGTGGTCGACGTGGCCCCGACGGCCAAGGGCGACGCCCGGGGCCTGAGCTCCTTCTACCTGGTGGTCGGCTGGTGCGTGGGCGGCTACCTGTGCGCGGCGATCCTCGCGATCAGCGCCGGCGCCAGGCCCGCGAACATCCACCGCGCGGTCATCCGGCTCGGTGCGCTGCTGGTGTACTCCATCGCGGCCGGACTGCTCGGGGCGGTCATCGCGGACCCGGTGCTGGGCGCGCTGCCGGGCAGCATCCTGGGCCTGTGGGGGCTCGGCACCCTCGTCGTCTTCGCGGTCGGCGCGATCACCCTGGCCTTCCAGGGCCTCGCGGGCGTGGTCGGCATCGGCCTGGCGATCCTGCTGGTGGTGGTGCTCGGCAATCCGAGCGCGGGCGGCGCCTACCCGTACCCGCTGCTGCCGCCGTTCTGGAAGGCCATCGGCCCGTGGCTGCCGCCGGGGGCGGGCACTTACGCCGCGCGCTCGATCGCGTACTTCAAGGGCAATGACGTCACCGGGCCGCTGCTGGTCCTGAGCGGCTGGGCGGTGCTCGGCTCGGCCGTCACCCTGGCCTGCGCGGTCTCCCGCAGGGGCAAGGCGGGGGCGGCGGTGGGCAGCGGGCTCCCCGACGGCCCCGGGGAGCCGGACGGCCCCGGGGAGTCGGACGGCCCCGGGGACCCGGACGTCTCCGGCTCCGCCGCGCGGGCGGCCCGCTGA
- a CDS encoding alpha/beta fold hydrolase, translated as MLPWRRLLRPLAVLTLTAAALVAPTGAAQAASAPSSGWNNWSCKPSAAHPRPVVLVHGTFGNSVDNWLGFAPYLVHRGYCVYSLDYGQLPGVPFFNGLGPIDKSAGQLDVFVDRVLAATGAPKTDIVGHSQGGMMPRYYLKFLGGAAKVNALVGLAPDNHGTTLLGLTRLLPYFPGAGDLISSATPGLADQIAGSAFQNKLNAGGDTVPGVKYTVIATRYDEVVTPYRSQFLDGPGVRNVLLQDLCAVDLSEHVAIGLTDRIAWHEAVNALDPAHAERTTCASVFD; from the coding sequence ATGCTGCCCTGGAGACGCCTGCTCCGCCCGCTGGCCGTCCTCACCCTGACCGCCGCCGCTCTCGTCGCCCCCACCGGCGCGGCCCAAGCCGCCTCGGCGCCGAGCAGCGGCTGGAACAACTGGTCCTGCAAACCGTCCGCCGCCCACCCCCGGCCCGTCGTCCTGGTCCACGGGACCTTCGGGAACTCCGTGGACAACTGGCTCGGCTTCGCGCCGTACCTCGTCCACCGGGGCTACTGCGTCTACTCCCTCGACTACGGGCAGCTGCCCGGCGTGCCGTTCTTCAACGGACTCGGCCCCATCGACAAGTCCGCCGGACAGCTCGACGTCTTCGTGGACCGGGTCCTCGCCGCCACCGGAGCCCCCAAGACCGACATCGTCGGCCACTCCCAGGGCGGCATGATGCCGCGCTACTACCTGAAGTTCCTCGGCGGCGCCGCCAAGGTCAACGCGCTGGTCGGGCTCGCCCCCGACAACCACGGGACGACCCTCCTCGGCCTGACCCGGCTCCTGCCGTACTTCCCCGGCGCGGGGGACCTGATCAGCTCCGCCACCCCCGGGCTCGCCGACCAGATCGCCGGCTCCGCCTTCCAGAACAAGCTGAACGCGGGCGGGGACACCGTCCCCGGCGTCAAGTACACGGTGATCGCCACCAGGTACGACGAGGTGGTCACCCCGTACCGGAGCCAGTTCCTCGACGGACCGGGCGTCCGCAACGTGCTGCTCCAGGACCTGTGCGCGGTGGACCTGTCGGAGCACGTGGCCATCGGGCTCACCGACCGGATCGCGTGGCACGAGGCGGTCAACGCCCTGGACCCGGCGCACGCCGAACGCACGACCTGCGCGTCGGTCTTCGACTGA
- a CDS encoding lytic polysaccharide monooxygenase, producing the protein MPARRTAARIAGRFAIGLAPLAVAAYAAAPAAAHGSMTDPVSRVAACYAEGPEAPKSAACKAAVAASGAQAFYDWNAVNIANAAGQSKALIPDGQLCSAGNDKYKGLDLARADWPASPMASGAHTFRYKGTAPHKGSFELYVTKDGYDPTKPLKWSDLEPAPFVKVSDPGMQSGDYVFSGTVPNKTGRHLIYSVWQRSDSPEAFYSCSDVVFGKDNGGSGSGTGTGTGGTDGKPSAQPSTKPGTKPGTTPSKQPSAPADKPGTGVPGTDEDCPLAKAPTDQQIADGVTKSTVEHNGHGDNDPKTNGQSAPSPIPSQSGTGGTDLAETGASGATPAIAIGGAGVLAIGAAVLFGLARRRATPGRHGR; encoded by the coding sequence ATGCCCGCACGCCGTACCGCCGCCCGTATCGCCGGCCGTTTCGCCATCGGGCTGGCCCCGCTCGCCGTGGCCGCGTACGCCGCCGCCCCCGCGGCCGCCCACGGGTCGATGACGGACCCGGTCAGCCGGGTGGCGGCGTGCTACGCGGAGGGGCCGGAGGCCCCGAAGTCGGCGGCGTGCAAGGCCGCGGTCGCGGCGAGCGGGGCGCAGGCGTTCTACGACTGGAACGCGGTGAACATCGCGAACGCGGCCGGGCAGAGCAAGGCGCTGATCCCGGACGGGCAGCTGTGCTCGGCGGGCAACGACAAGTACAAGGGGCTGGACCTGGCGCGCGCCGACTGGCCGGCGAGCCCGATGGCCTCGGGCGCGCACACCTTCCGCTACAAGGGCACCGCGCCGCACAAGGGCTCCTTCGAGCTGTACGTGACGAAGGACGGCTACGACCCGACGAAGCCGCTGAAGTGGTCCGACCTGGAGCCGGCGCCCTTCGTGAAGGTCTCCGACCCCGGCATGCAGAGCGGTGACTACGTCTTCTCCGGCACCGTCCCCAACAAGACCGGCCGGCACCTGATCTACAGCGTCTGGCAGCGCTCGGACAGCCCCGAGGCCTTCTACAGCTGCTCGGACGTGGTCTTCGGCAAGGACAACGGCGGGAGCGGCTCGGGCACCGGCACCGGCACCGGCGGCACGGACGGCAAGCCCAGCGCCCAGCCGAGCACGAAGCCCGGAACGAAGCCCGGGACCACTCCCTCGAAGCAGCCCTCCGCCCCCGCGGACAAGCCGGGCACCGGAGTCCCCGGCACCGACGAGGACTGCCCGCTGGCCAAGGCCCCGACCGACCAGCAGATCGCCGACGGCGTCACCAAGTCCACCGTGGAACACAACGGGCACGGGGACAACGACCCAAAGACGAACGGGCAGTCCGCCCCGTCCCCGATCCCCTCGCAAAGCGGGACCGGCGGCACCGACCTCGCGGAGACCGGCGCCAGCGGCGCCACCCCCGCGATCGCGATCGGCGGGGCCGGGGTCCTGGCCATCGGCGCGGCCGTGCTCTTCGGGCTGGCCCGCCGCCGGGCGACCCCGGGCCGCCACGGCCGCTGA